The sequence tttactcATAAGGTTGATCATATTaaaaattagttgatgatgaataaatcatatataaacAATGCTGACaaagcatttttaataatgtctcATATATAAATCATCgtatcatatataaatgttgtacaactttagttataaatggttttataatcatttacaaatgtatataaatggtttattcattAGTTCAATATCTTCTAATcgcttataaatgtcttgtgttttattaataatttacaaatgtatataaatgtttagttcatgattagttaactatctactaatTTCTACTAATAGcgtataaatgtcttataagggATTGTTATTCTAAAGCAGTGGTCACTAACAGGCGGACCGCAGACCGGGTCCGGACCCAGACACTGTCCTGTGCGGACCCAGACCTACCATGAATAAATTATTGAGAGATTCTAAGTTATGACGGGGCGCTAATATTTTTACCAGCGCAGCTTTTCTAGTGTTTATGGTATCTGTTTAGCGGACCTTACAGACCAATTGCATGCGAGTTAAGCCATCCCACGTCACGTCGTATGCCTTTGTCTCTAGTCTCGTTTCTTGTCCAGATCTTGTTTTCCCAAGCCATCGTttcccaggtcaggttttgtattaatttgttactttgtttctcgTTAGGTTTTGTTCATTGCTAAGTCTTTTTCCTcttaagagtgattttgtgttctcgTTTTGgttacttttgttttagtgcctttttcccctttatgagtgttcttttatttgttactttgtccagttggtttgccttcctccttcgtgagtgattttctgttgatactttgtttgaataaataattagtgtttttgactacgtctgaggggtcgtgcatttgggtcctagtcaaATGCACGATGCGTCGTGACAGTAGCTACAGATCTATGAGGTCGGGAAATACTATATTGCTATAAGCACTATATTTTGTACtgacattctgtgtgtgtgtgtgtgtgtgtgtgtgtgtgtgtgaaccctAACATTGATACAAAAGCATTAACCCATTCCTGACCACTTCACTGAGTCAAAGGAGGCCCAGAAAGAAGAAATTTGAGTCATTATAACAGGTGAGCCTGAGAGACAACAATCACATTCTTGGTAACTTGCCAAACTTAACTACACTTCATCACTGCAGTTTCCACATGCAGCCAGACCACAACCACGGGACACCCAAGATGGCTGAGTGGAAGTTTGCCAAATGGTGCACCTACCTAATTTTATAACTCTCTCTAGGCCCAACCAGGTAACTGGGGAGAGAAACTGTGTCCCCAGGCCCAAGCCATGCATGATCCTCAGACCTGGGACAATGGGAGTGTTACCTCTCACCCTCTGATGGCAGCCATGCAGGGACGAGACAGGGTCATGGACCTGTCCTAGGTTTCAGGGGTGCAACTTTCATTCCCTAACCCAACAGCTCTGACAGGGAGGAGATTCTGAGAGACCTCCACCAGTACCATTGGCAACTTAAGATAATGGACTATTTCCAGAATGATGATTTTAATTGCATCCCTTTCACTTTCCCATCCAGATGGGAACCAGAGTGGTTCATCATATTGTAAAAGATTTCTAAATGCTATACTTAGGCTACTTTCTTGCTTCCTTGAGACCAGTTGCATTAGTATAGCATTTAGAAATATCATCACCTGTATGACTGAGAATTGTTACAGTCAAGGTGTGAAGCTACTTCAGTAACATATAGCAGCATATTGAGAGCATTTCACTGGTCCATAAAACCCAATTTTGCTCACTTCAGTCAGTGGGGGTCTGTGTAAACACCACCTtagcaaatgaaagaaaacactgtaaaataagattttcttaaatctttatttatttttgtatctgTATCTAATATATGATGATGAtcattaaagaaaatgtaatgctccttttttcccagttaaaaaaaagtttcagctGCACTTATTCCACAGCAGACCTATGGCCACAAACTGGACTTTGGTTGCTCGCATAACATCTGGCATTATGAGGTTCTATTGTTTGTTCAGGTTAGAGTTTGAGATACTATTGTTCATGATTTAGTACATTTCTACTCTGTTAACGTGTACATATTACCTGGTTCAATACATAATATCAGGTTGATTACtatacagctgctgcagcacaaatacaaatacaagcACAAGCACAATACAGTATTTTAGTTCCAGTAAATAAATGACATctagagaccatcttgcaaTGAGATCACACCAGCCACTATAGCCATCAACATCCGACCCACGAGTACTCCGAAGTCATAACTACATTATTTCTCAGCACTCAAAATTTTTCACAAAATTTGAAACATCAACATGGATTCATACTAGACTATTAATGTGCTCCACATTTAGATTAACAGTTGGTTTCCTTGGTTCCTGGTTGGGGAGTCCAGACGAAGCCTGATTGTTTagagtcacacagtcacaggatgcacacagatgcatgtacacatgcatCCTCACATATAAATGTGAGGAGCCACATCTCTACATGGCTGACTTACCCTACTCGCACACAGATGAAGTAAATAATTACACAAGTGTGTGTACCACTATGTGTTGCCCATCCTCCATGACCcttttcaccacacacacatacaagaggAAAATAATACCATCCACACTGTTGTGCCTGGCAACAATGTCAGTATGTTGAATTGTACTATTACAGTTTTTGTTGTCATTGCTacagtaccaaaaaaaaaaaacccaaaaacaaaacaaaacacacaactctgGTCTCTTTACCATATATGTAGTTCTTTCACTTACAGTTCTTCATACATGTGAGTAACTGCCATATCATGATAAAAAGGGTTGGGATGTACTTTATATTGTTAAATATTGGCAATAGCTCTAAAAATGTTCTCTTTACCCCAATCTTCCtgatcatacttttttttgttacagcaCATTGTATTCTCAAATAATTATTCATTTCACAAAAATGTTCCTTATTATACCAAATATATTCTGAAGCTGtttgatatatatttttggaTATCTGAAGATTAATACTGATCTCAAATAGGTTATCACTTTATCTTCCCAGCACCCAGCCTGGATTGAAAACCATCTGAAAGTCATAAGGTTCTCTGTGAGATAAAGTTACCATTAAATATTCATAGTATTTCTTGTCATCTGTGAACTAACATAATATGGATGTTCTAAAACTAAATCATACAAAAACTTAAAGGTGTCCTTcctcaataaaaacaacactggatAAAACCTTTTCTTTGACATGACAACCTAAAGTGGATGACTTAACAAAATATGTCTAACAAAGAAATGTGTTGTATAATATCTTCAAACACTGACAATAATCATACATATCACAGTCACAAAGGATCATAAGTTAGGTTGACTCTGCatgcacagaaaacatcatAATAGAAACACAAGATGGCACACAACAATggtaaagcagaaaaaaataaagacaactCATTGCAGCTAACGAATTTCCCcatggggattaataaagtatctctatctatctatctttgaAGCTTATCTAGTATTATGCTAAAAAAAGGCAGCAGCTCtatatatcatcatcatcttgctATAGAATGAGCAAATTCTATATTATAAAAACTCTACATGACTTCTTTAAAAAAGTCTTCAGAAACTGTTTACCTTTCAACATAATACACTAGGCTACCTTACAAAAGTATTGTGATGGGATCCTTCCTTTGCACAAGTATCAGACAGGCAGCAACAAGAGCCATTCTTTATAATGGAGCtctaaaatctttaaaaagaaaatatctttcATTTTGTACATGCTTTTAATATATAGAGTAGTATTGGAGACACTGCCCAATTTGAACCTGACATCAATTTTGTACTGAGAGCTACATTAGGATGTGAACATCTCTATTACAGTGTTAAAAGGACAGGTTTGAATTTTCTTAAAACATGAGCATAGATATTGATTATTGACTGTTTGACCACATCtgtggaaaatattttaaactcAGAGCTCTCAAGGCATATCCTTCAGCTCTTTGGCTCccctactgtggaaccatctgaCAGTTTGGGTCTGGGAGGCAGATACTCTCcactctccatgtttaagagtaGGCTGAGACTGCCAGGgaacttcccatgatgcaccaagctcctctcttctcctatTACTAGTCCTAttattgtctttttcttcttactAGTCTGTCAAATTAGTCTATCATGGTATTTGTCCAAAAAGTGCAAAAGGTTTTATAGCTATatagacataaaaacacaagtttTCTAGCAAATATCAAGTTTTTGATTAATTCCACAGCTTTGTCTGTGTTCGCACTTCATTTCTGCCTGTCAGTTGGCTCTGACATACGCAAACCAAAATGTGGAAAAGGCAGAAAGCTGTGTCATGAAAGGGGAGAAACCTGGCAAATGGTGTGAGGCATATACTCAGCAGGTAAACCAGATCTGGTTACTGTACCTGGTTACCCAAATACCACATAAAATAATCACGTAACCTGGTTGCTGTTGCAGTGCATGTAAAGGCAGTGTAACAACAATATGGTTGAAAGCTTCAGGAGAAGCTAAAAAGGGATCCTTGAAATAAAGATATGTTACCAGAGGTGTTTTAATACAATGCTTGCATGGCTGGCTGCTTGTTCATATTGGCTGAAAGGCAAACCTTATAAATATTGCTTCACTGTTTAAAGGGCTTAAGAAATACAGGACAAAATTCTCTCTTGGTgctaaaatgcttttaaatgtcGCAGCTTAAGTTATTATATTCTTAGTATGAAATCCCCACATCCCTGAACAGTGTTTCTTTGATGAGCTGTGATGAGAAATACTTCCCAGTAGTCACAAAttcactgtgtggcatggcagaggaagggccctccgcatcatgaaggactccacccacccctcacatagtctcttccaacccctcccctcaggcaggcagctgaggagcatccggagcaggaccaccaggctcaggaacagcttcttccctgaagctgtgagactgctgaactctagccctgctctaatgtttatatttctctaatgtttatcatttctctaatgtttatatttctctaatgtttatggcttaaaactgggacctgagtaccaatttcgtaccataacatgcaaatgtcctggtatgacaaagttccttgatccttgataaacatttaaaaaaaactgcagcccCACATTTAATTCAGTGAAGTCACCATTGGCACAGCATTGTCAGGCAGTAAACGTTTACCTTGGCTTAGTCCCCAGTGCACATTCCAGGTATATTACTTAAACATAAGGTACAATTTACCTTCCCAGTCAAGGCAGAACATAAAATGGCTGATAACTTCCCAGTGATGTAAAATCATCACGCAGTGTATTATAATCCACTGCACAGCATTAAGCATGGCTTAAGGATTCACACTCATGTGAAGTCAAACTAGCCCTTCGGGATTGCATTTCATCATCTCAGTGATACCTGAAACAACAGGCTCCCACCAATGCAACCCCttgcacatttttttgtgcatttcagTGTTTAGTCTGAAAGCCTGGTATTTCAAAGCTGGGATAGGctcaaaaatagaaaatatgtaTAGTGTTCTTAAACCAAACTTAAGCTAGAAATGTTTATAGCTGTTCGATATGGCCACATTTGGAGATGGGGTGAGAAGCCTGTCATTATAGTGAGGGCCAAGACATGATTATAGTAAAagttctaataataataatgagcaTATACTTTCAGACTGTTGTTACACACAAGTAATACAGCGTAGTTGATGGAAACCTCTGGAGAGAAGTCATAGTCCTGCCCACTTTCTCACTTTAGCACAATTTTGAAGTTGAATTGTTGGTTtcagaagatgaaaaatgaatgtcAATTACCAATAGCTCTTTCAATGGACATATTACATCTGaggtttgttttaaaattgaCTTTAAAAAGCTGACCCTGTCCTTTAACACTTCATAGAAGATGGCTGTTGCAAATAAAATCTACACTTAGGATGTAGGCTTTCTAACCTTCTCAAGTAATCTTCAAATTATATTACAtatcattgtttgttttaacattgACATTAAAAACTGAATCTGTCCTTCAACACTTCATAGAAGATGGCTGTTGCACATAAAATCTACACTTTGGATGTAGACCTTCTCAAGTAATCTTCAAATCATATACCAACAAACATTTTAGACTATTAAATaagacacaaaaataagaaatatgTAGTTTATAAAAAACTCCTTCCTGCATAAAGCATCAGACTTAACCACTTTTGGGATTAGCTAATAAGTTAAAAATGTAGAGACAATATCTAGCACCAAATTTTTGGTGTTATAGATTCTTATAACAGGATGGATGGGTGGTCATTAAGCTGCTCTAAGAATTAAACCCCATTAAatgaggaatttaaaaaaagttctGGTTTCAAGTATCTACCAGTCACAGTGATTATTACATTTGGTTTGAGAGAATACTGCTGGGGGTGCAGTTAAACCAACCAATCACTCAAAACTGACATTTGGTTTATCTGTGACATTATTTCTCTCCCTGATTGATCTCTATTTTTGCTATGTTATGTGACCATTCCATAGTGGCTTCAATGCTTCATGTTGCTAGGGGGATATAGGGGATTAGGGTTCCTTGGCTGAAGACTTGGTCAGTGGCCTGGCAGGTGATCTTGCTGATGATTTGTTGGGACTGCTCTGACAGGGGGTGACCGTGACATGGATGAAGAGAGAGGCAGGTGAAAGGCTGGAGCCATCCAGCTTGAGCAGCCGGACATGACGATAACCTTGGAGAGGTCAGGACAGCAAATGGTTATTCATGCTGTGTAGCAAACACAGTATTAAGCAAATCTTTATTACAGCCCCCTTATCAGGAAAACCCCTCTGTTCCTAAGCACACCTGTCCGGAGGCTGGTGAAAGGAATGGTGTATTGCCCTAGGAAGTCATTGCTTGACGTATAGTCATGGTCTTCCACCTTGAAGCGAACCAGAGCCAGGTCAGGTACATGGATGGTGAAGTTAAATGTACAGTCCCATCGTGGGTTAAAGcctgaaacaaagaaacaacattttcatattcataccAGTTTTTCTTATTCATACCAGTTTGTGCAATTTTACTTCATGAACTTTGCTTTGAATCATGTTCAAGCAGTATGTGATTCCCTTCCTTTTTTGTCTGATGTATCCCCACAGCCCTGTCAAATGCTCATATGGGAAGCCACGGATAAAACTAGGTGGGCTTAGGACAATCCAGTCAAAAGGCTTTAAGGGTTCATTGTCAAATCTGAATTACTGAATGTTAAACATGAACTATTTCTAAATGTTCTTTATAGTTAATGTGTTTGGACCTTAGTTTACCACTAAAAAATAATTCTCAATGGCAGCCCCAATATTTAGTAAAACCATAAGGACCTAAACTCTCTTAAGCAATAGCGCTCAGTTAGTACAGCTGATTCAATTTGTGGATATACTGCATTTTTAAGTAGTTATTCATATTATTTAAAATCAGTCAAACTCCTTAATCTTTCCACATACCCCCTGACAAATGCAGAACCCCTGGGCAGGGGTACACTACAGTATGTCACTGTCATCTCTAATATATTTCAAAATGCAATATTCACTGTGCAATGCCATGAAAAAATCCCTTACTGCTGTTACTAAAGTCATTTAATGGCCTTTTGTCAATATGATATTTACCATTGTTGTCAACATAATGAGTTTTCTTCTTATTGTTGTCGATAGGAACACCATATATTTCTACCCACACCTGAGGGTCTACAATGGAGCTGGGCTTGTCCCATTCTGGTTTGGGGAGCTGTTGAGCTGAAATAACCTGGAATAAATACAAGGAAAATCTGACTTTTATTAGAGTATCATTACAGAATGGAGCCTAACTAGCAAAAGTTCTGATACTCTGATATGATGACACTGTTTAAGTATACTGTTGTAGTTTTACTCCTTGGGTCATGTTTGGATTCAAGATGAAGTCAAACACAATTTCCTAGAAGCATTTGAGCAAGAAATGTCAAGAATGTCAAGCTtaaaattctttttcttttgcagtttaATGTTAAAGAAAATCCCTGTCTTTCAATGCAAACTGACAGTGGGCAAAATACTTCTAGAACCTGATGCGTGACTTGTTAGTCATTTAGTGCAAGCATTGTTTCATCTTACCCGAACAGTGAGCAGTGCAGGTTTGTGGCCAGGACCTCCACCAACATTCTCTGGGTTGAACGTGGTGTCAAGCTGGCACATAAAAGGAGGTTTCAGGACGTATCCACACTGACCATTTTGCAGGAACCTTCCTTGGTTTAGGTCCATCTGCTCACCAGGTGTTTGGAAGTTCAAAGCAActggagaaaacacaacacatttatTAACAGAATGCTTTTTTGTTTACCGCAGCGTTAACTTATTAGATATAGCTGTTAAACCTGATGTATACATTATTTTAACAGGTTTTCCCCCCATCAACCTTCATCAAGTACCTTCAGTTATTTCTTTATCTAAAGCATCAGACTATCTCTTGGACCCAATCCCAACCACAAGTGCTTGTATGCTTGTGTATAGTGCCTATATCAATATATATAACCTTCCCATTCTCTCTAAAATTCTTGAGAAAGCAGTCGCCAGTCAGCTGCATGACTTTTTACAGAGCAACAATTTATTTGAGATTTTTAGTCAGGAGTACATCATAGCAGAGACTGGTGAAAGTTACAAATCACTACTAACTGCATCGGACAAGGGATTAGTCTCTGTACTTGTCTtgttagatcttagtgctgcatatGATACTATTGACCATCACATCCCATGACAGACactggaacatttaattggAAAAAGGAAAGTAAACACACTAAGCTGGTCCTACTTATCAGATGGATTTCATTGTGTGTACATTAACAATGAGTCCTCCATGTATGCAAAAATCAGACATGGAATTCCACaaggttctgtgcttggaccaatTCTACTCAGCTTATGCGGAAACACTGCATAAACTCCCATTGCTTTGCAGACAACACCCAACTGTATGTGTCAATGAAGCCAGTCAGTTAGCTACATTTCAAACATGCCTTAAGGACATAAAGACCTGGATGaccaataaatattttatattaaattcaGACATCACACATTCAGACATCTCAGAAATACTTTAACTAATGATGTAATTAGCCTAGATGGCACTGCCCTGGCCTCCAGTCCCAAGGAATCTCAGAGCTATCTTTGATTGATATGTCCTTTAACACCCACATAAAACAAACTTCTAAGACTGCCTTTTTTTCCGCATACATAACTTTGCAAGAATGCACACGTGCACCATGCACATCCTGTCTCAGaaagatgcagaaaaactgACAGGAACTGGGAAAAGAGCTCAAAAGAGACCGATATTTTTCCCGTATTAGCCTCACTGCgctggctccctgtaaaatcctgATTAGATTTTGAAATCCTGCTCCTCACCTGCAAAGCCCTAAATGGTCAGGCACCATCATATCCTTTTACCACCGACTCCCTAGAACACTGCACTCAGGCTCAGGCTCCTCTTtttgtggaaccatctactagggTCTGGGAGGAAGACACCCTATCCACATTTAAGTGGGATAAAAACTTTGCTTTTTGTCAGAGCTTATAGTTAGGGCTGGCTCAAGCTTTCCTCGGaacatcccctagttatgctgctattgGCCTAGACTGCAGGGGGACCCATGATGCACCAAGCTcatgtctcttcctctccctcttcatctgttctcgttcatatcccattaatacatgttactaacCCTTTCCTGTAGTTTAATTTTTTCacgtctctctcttctcctgtaACTCTCCGTAGGTTCATCTGACCTGTGGAGTCTGGATATGTTAATTATTATAATTGGTCCTGTCATTAAGCTTATTATCAGTaattttactattattattgttagcctaattattagtcctattactaCTCTTATTATtgtattcttattattattagcctTGTTGTTATTACTATGTGGAACCTGCTCTGTGTTATGTGCTCCttcctcccgctctctctcttcacttGTGAGGTATGGGTGGCGTGCAGTTACACCAAAGAGAGGAGGGTCAGAACTAAGAAGGAATTGTTTAttgatctgtttgtttctcttgagAATTGAATAACTCATAAAACAGGCCCTCACCAATCTGACAGCCTCCATTCCACATCTCCTGAGGGTTGTAGTTGGAGGACTGCAGGCGCTGTCCTGAGGGGTAGATCCTGCTGAGCTGGTGACTGTTGTGACGCACAAAATACATCCCTGGAAAGGCAGGATAAGGATAAGGAAAGTCCAGTTAGTCCAGTTAGTCCAACAGTgtcctgaagaaaaacaaattttccTGAACAAGATAGACAAAATAGGTAACTTTCTGTATCCATGCAAGTAAATGTAAGTGTAGTTAGACATACATCTTACCTGAGTCCTTAATGTACCTGAGAGCTTCACTTTCAGAGAAAGAGGACATTTCAGTCGCTGGGTTTTTTGCAGCTTGTTCAAAGCTTTTAAAAGGAACACTGCGGGTGTACACAACCAGCTCTGACAGCTCTGGACTCAGCTTAGACACACTTGGCTgggatgacacacacagaaaaccattACATTCTCAACCAGCTGAACTGGTAAACAATTGCTAGCTGTTAATTTATCCAAAGGCAGAACTCCACAATACCATCACCCCAACCCctccaaaaatataaaatatgtgaaAGCCACTGCTGCAAGATAAAAGGTATGCTGGTGGTGTGACACCAacctttttgtcctcttttctcAGGGGAGGTTTGCCTTCGGTCCGGCCAGCCTCCTCATCTGAGGAGCTGAGGTCTGAAAGGCTAGACGAGCACTCCTCCACCACACGATCCTTCTTCCCCTTCACAAGGATTTTCCCTTTGAGATCCTGCACAACAAACATATGGTTAATGTACTGCATTTATTCTACTGTAATCTGCCACTCCAAAACACTTAACACtacatccatccacccattcacacacattcatactcagATTCTATGTTGCTACTACTGTACTCTGGTTCCAAAAAATGCATTCAGACATTAATAAAATAACTATCATCCCCGACCAGTCCAAGGCAGTCAGCTGTTGCACTTGGCTTGTGGAGTTTCCATAGAAAACAGTATAACCACAGTGAAAGTCAgccacacacacgtgtgtgtgtgtgtgtgtgtgcaccagccCTCATGCACATGCTGTGATTATGTGCGAATGTAAAAGAAGTGGGACACAGAAGAGCAGATGGTCCCAGATTTCCAATGTAACGCAAAcagtctgctctctgctgtacaCATAATCTTAATGAGACAGAGGCCACAGAGTAACTGTTTACAAATGCTTcatgaacataaaataaaagaaataaaaatcctgCCACCCCGTGTGAGAATTTCATGATAAGTGTGTCAGAGTGAAATCCTTGCTGAGGAATCTGACTGAGAGCCACTTCGTGCAGCAAGCACACTGAAAACATCTTTCTGGACAAATCCTTCAATGATGTCAGTTTTTAAATCTCCAGGTAACCACAAAAACTTTCCAGGTAAGTTCCATGTAACAAAAATGCATGTGGTTCAAGGGCCCACAAGCATGATCTAGGACATTGTTAGTCTCAGTGGACATATATTTTATTGGAATTGTACTTTTATCCAGGTATGAAACTGTGTCTCTTTACCTCCGGAGAAGGCAGGTTGTGAGAATCCAGACCATTGAGGGGCTTGGTAAGCAACTTGTCTCCCAGGATGGATCGCAGATGTCGAGCCATTACTGCCTGCTGTTCCACAGAGCAGTGATTCTCCAAAGACAGGATTAAAGGGTAAGGAGATGCCTGGGACGGAGAGACAAATGTACAAAGTCAGGGAACAAAGGATTCTCTCCATtgagcagagaagaggaaggaagtcATCTTTCCAGCAAACAACGTAAATATAGCTCTTAATTTATAGATTCATAAGTATATCATCTTTGTACACACATATTTATTAAACAATTTACACAGTCAATGTGtctaaactgaaatattttatacCTGTACTTTTTGGTATCTGACAAGTCAAATGATTCTGATTTTGATAGTGTACTCACTTTAAAAGCATACTCATTGATAGTCTCAATGACTTCAACAAAGGGTATTTtggaggtgagtgtgtgtccatggtAGATGACTGGCTCTCCTTTATCTCCATCCCAACAGTCCAGCTCCACACAGCGACACCCACGACTCAGAGCCCtaagaaaaacatcatcattaAGGATTTCTAAAAGAAAAGATTCAAAGCTTGTaactaatttcttttttaaaaaatttgatTTCACTTTAATATCcgcatttttttctgaactatGTCTTATGTTCCAAGGTGTGCTCTGTTTCACATtcataacaaaacacatttaatcttacaataaaacaactacaaataaataaataaaaaaaatatatatatatatgtgtttgtgtgtgtgttgctgttcctgaggttttttttttggggggttttttttttttttggtttttttttttttttggttgttttttttttttcattttttcctgtttctagCCTGATTTTAGGGTCTAAGGACTGAAGGTGTCATAATACTATACAGACTGTTATGCTCCTTCAGGCAAATTTATGATTTCTGATACTGTGACATTTATGTGTTATGAGTGTGAACATTGGGTCTGGACTGCATTATGTATACGTGTGTAATGAAATGGAGAAGggaattttgttgttgtttttcatgtggCTGGCGCTGTTTAGCCAGGTTGTGTAATGCTTCACAAACAGGcccaccaaaactggacagctaATATATTGTAGGACTAATTTCCTCAGCCTGCGGAACTGCAAAGTGTCAACATCACCaaaactgtttcagtgtgtcCAAGTAACTACTGAAGCAATTCAGACTGGCCAGGAAgcacagcaggaggagcagactTGTGAGATCCCTGGCAGGTTTTCATTGATATGTAAGGTAGTAGTTCTGATCATAATGTAATCACACTGTTCCCCACCTTTCAGCCATGCTTTAAGACTCAGGACCACACAGAAGAACTAAGAGAATACTTTCTCTGCACGGACTgggacatttttttcccataatgTATACTCTGACATGGTCAAAGTCAAAAATCAATTAGTACCTATATACTTCTTTCTGTTAAAAGACAACCAAATAATAAATCTTAAATCACAAaagaaattaaagctgcaagcagcgacgATGAGCCGCAGCTGGCGCAGCctagtaccagagtcctcctatgtcctctcctctctcctgctcttctcctcagtacacgtcatagtaaaaacagattatttcctgttaccagcagagggcgccacgagtaagacgggagtttgacatatggaggcgttcagggcagagccctcatcatgctcataaagttcgaagatgtttggataaagtatgtggaagTGAGAGACATtcaaatgtcatggcaaattcacaaaacaccaccaaactttggcgagc comes from Toxotes jaculatrix isolate fToxJac2 chromosome 21, fToxJac2.pri, whole genome shotgun sequence and encodes:
- the LOC121175547 gene encoding 1-phosphatidylinositol 4,5-bisphosphate phosphodiesterase delta-3-A-like produces the protein MLGRKKAVGKNGAGTSKAIDPLRNLGVQDDEDVKQMLHGSSMVKVRSPRWQKRRTLKLLEDGVTVWCQSHKTSSRAKEQQSFSVMEVECIREGCQSETLRQLIGSVPEGRCLTVVFKGPRKSLDLLCQSQEEAQHWARGIRTLKERVETMTQKEKLDHWIHAYLSRADQNHDDKMSYEEVQTLLQMINIDLSDQYARSLFQKCDQSADGRLDHGEIEIFCRELLRRPELDAVFIRYSANGCVLSTVDLRDFLKDQGEDASLIHAQSLILTYELNEWAQKNQFMTPNGFTMYMLSKENCVLNPEHARVFQDMKHPLAHYFISSSHNTYLTKDQLTGESSTEPYIRALSRGCRCVELDCWDGDKGEPVIYHGHTLTSKIPFVEVIETINEYAFKASPYPLILSLENHCSVEQQAVMARHLRSILGDKLLTKPLNGLDSHNLPSPEDLKGKILVKGKKDRVVEECSSSLSDLSSSDEEAGRTEGKPPLRKEDKKPSVSKLSPELSELVVYTRSVPFKSFEQAAKNPATEMSSFSESEALRYIKDSGMYFVRHNSHQLSRIYPSGQRLQSSNYNPQEMWNGGCQIVALNFQTPGEQMDLNQGRFLQNGQCGYVLKPPFMCQLDTTFNPENVGGGPGHKPALLTVRVISAQQLPKPEWDKPSSIVDPQVWVEIYGVPIDNNKKKTHYVDNNGFNPRWDCTFNFTIHVPDLALVRFKVEDHDYTSSNDFLGQYTIPFTSLRTGYRHVRLLKLDGSSLSPASLFIHVTVTPCQSSPNKSSARSPARPLTKSSAKEP